Sequence from the Pseudomonas frederiksbergensis genome:
CGCTTCGCCACAGATACCCAGGCCCAGGCGGCGTTGGCCAACACCGTGCCGCTGGGCGAGGTCGATCCGTATGATTTCGACGCGGTGTTTTACCCCGGCGGTCACGGCCCGCTGTGGGACCTTGCCGAAGACACCGATTCCAAGACCCTCATCGAAGCCTTTTATGCCTCGAACAAACCCATCGCCGCTGTCTGCCACGCGCCCGGCGTGTTCAAGAACGTCAACGCGCCGGACGGCCAACCGGTGGTGAAGGGTAAAAAGGTGACCGGCTTCACCAACACCGAGGAAGAGGCGGTGGGCCTGACGCAGGTGGTGCCGTTTCTGGTCGAGGACATGCTCAAGGCCAAAGGGGGCGAATATTCCAAGGGCGCGGACTGGGGAAGTTATATCGTCGAGGATGGGCACCTGATCACCGGCCAGAATCCTGCTTCATCCGAAGCCGCCGCCAATGCACTGATCAAGCGGCTGCAGCAGGAACAGAGCGCTTGAGTCGGCCTTCGTGGGGGCGACCCATTGGGTCGCTCCCGGTGTAGGAGAATCATTCATGCAAGACCCTTTCAATCTGGCTCGTTTCGTCGAGGCGCAGCGGCCGATATTCAGTCGCGCCATGGACGAACTGCGTGCCGGCCGGAAGAGGAGTCACTGGATGTGGTTCATCTGTCCGCAATTACAAGGGCTCGGCCATTCCGAAATGGCCCGTCGCTTTGCGATTTCCGGCCTTGCCGAGGCCCGCGCATACCTGCAACACGATGTGCTCGGACCCCGGCTGGAGGAAGCCGTGAAAACGGTGTTGCAACACAGCGGTATCAGCGCCGAGCGGATATTCGGCTCGCCCGATGATTTGAAGTTTCGTTCCTGCTTGACGCTGTTTATCAGCGCCCAGTCGGGATCTGCCCTGTATCAACAGGCGCTCGATCAGTTTTATTCGGGGGAGCCGGATCCTGTAACGCTCGATCTGCTTCGCCGGCAAGTGTGAAACAGCATCAGGTCGGCAAATGAAGCGGCGCCATCATCGGTCTAGGACGCCCTGTATCAATGCGGCAACAAGGAGAACAAACGATGACACTTCATCCTATCCTGTTCATGGGGGGTTCTGGCGCTATCGGCCACCACACCGCCCGGGCGCTACGCGCCGCTTATCCCGACGTACCGCTGCTGATCGGTGGGCGCGATCTTGCGAAGGCCCAACGCACTGCCGAGCAACTGGGCGGGGCGCAGGCCGTGGTGATCGATTCCAGCGCCGAAGACCTGGGCCTCGGCGATCGCGCGGTCAGCGCCGTGGTGGTCTTCTACATGGATCACGCCCTCGCCGGACTGCGTTTTGCGCAGCAGCGCGGAGTGCCGCACCTGAGCATATCCTCCGGCGTTTTCGAAATCGCCCCGGAGATAGCGATGTACATGCACACACCAGGCGCCTCGGCCATTGTCCTCGGTTACGAGTGGATGGTCGGCGCAACAACGGTGTCGACGTTGAGCATCGCCCGGGAATTTGGCCGGATCGGTGCTATCCGGATCGACGCGCTGGTGGATGAGCAGGACACCGGTGGTCCGACCGTTGCCAGCGATTTCAAACACCTGAACAAGATGCTCCCCGCCGCGCTGACAAGACGCGACGGACTATTTGTCTGGCGCGAAGGGGAAGATTCCAAGACGCGGTTCCAGGCGCTGGATGGCACGGAAATCGAAGCCTCCGGTTTCTCCTCCATCGATGTCGCCGGCCTGGCGGCTGCGACGGGCGCACCGAATGTCCAGTTCAACATTGGCATCGGTGTGAGCTCCAGCCGGCGCCAAGGGCAACCGATGTCCACCGAGATCATCATTGAACTCGCTGGTGAAGACCTGGACGGCAACCCGCTGCGCACCCGTCATGCCGTCGTCCACCCGGCAGGCACCGCGCCGCTGACCGGCCTCAGCGTCGCCATGAACCTTGAGCGCCTGCTCGGATTAGACGGCCAGCCTGCGACGCCGCCGGGGCTCTATTTTCCTTATCAGCTGTTGGATGCTGAAGCGTATCTTGAGCGTTTGAAAGGAGAGGGTGGTGAGTTGCGCCGGTTGCAGGTGGGTTAAGCGCGTCGTTCGGGGATAAGCCTGCTTTGCAGTTTATTCATCGAGACCCAGCACT
This genomic interval carries:
- a CDS encoding DUF1810 domain-containing protein, producing the protein MQDPFNLARFVEAQRPIFSRAMDELRAGRKRSHWMWFICPQLQGLGHSEMARRFAISGLAEARAYLQHDVLGPRLEEAVKTVLQHSGISAERIFGSPDDLKFRSCLTLFISAQSGSALYQQALDQFYSGEPDPVTLDLLRRQV
- a CDS encoding type 1 glutamine amidotransferase domain-containing protein, which gives rise to MNILMVLTSHDQLGDTGKKTGFWLEEFAAPYYVFVDANAAVTLASPKGGQPPLDPKSDEEQAQTDATRRFATDTQAQAALANTVPLGEVDPYDFDAVFYPGGHGPLWDLAEDTDSKTLIEAFYASNKPIAAVCHAPGVFKNVNAPDGQPVVKGKKVTGFTNTEEEAVGLTQVVPFLVEDMLKAKGGEYSKGADWGSYIVEDGHLITGQNPASSEAAANALIKRLQQEQSA